Below is a genomic region from Cellulomonas sp. P24.
TGCCGACGTCCGGCGACGTTCTGCTGCGGCGCGTGAGCGCAGCTCGTTGCGCAGGTGGTCGCGCAGCGTCGCCGGTGCCCGCCACGTGTCGAGCCCCAGCAGGGCCGCGCCGGTGACAGGAGGCTCGTCGACGATGCGGATGATGGCGCGAGGTGCACGCTCCTGCATCCGGGTGGCGATGGCCTCGACGAGGAACGGGTTGCGGGCGGCGAGCACACCGCCGCCGAGCACGACCTCGGCCGGGGACTCGAGCAGGTTCAGGCGCCCGAGGGCGACGACGGCGAGCGTGACGACCTCCTCCGCCAGGCGGAGGACGATCGATCGCGCGACCTCGTCGCCGTCCGCGGCAACGGCCAGCAGCACCGGGACCAGCTCGTGCAGTCGCGCGGTGTCGATGTCGCCGAGGTGCATCCCCGCCGAGACCGCTGCGACCGTGGAGAGACCGAAGTGCCGGCGGACGGCCTCCTGGAGGGCGGTCGGGCGACCACGACCGTCCTCCGCCCGGACGGCGTACCACAGGGCGTCGTCGCCGAGCTGCGCCCCGCCGCCCCAG
It encodes:
- a CDS encoding N-acetylglucosamine kinase, whose amino-acid sequence is MGTVRPPRPAILAVDGGNSKTDAALIAGDGSLLAFARGPGSCHQVIGIDATMDILRGLVAQLATDAALDPEQPIADHGGFYLAGADLPTEIDLLTRHIESEGWTSTVAVDNDTFALLRIGTESRDAVAVVCGAGINCVGVSATGGVARFPSLGRLSGDWGGGAQLGDDALWYAVRAEDGRGRPTALQEAVRRHFGLSTVAAVSAGMHLGDIDTARLHELVPVLLAVAADGDEVARSIVLRLAEEVVTLAVVALGRLNLLESPAEVVLGGGVLAARNPFLVEAIATRMQERAPRAIIRIVDEPPVTGAALLGLDTWRAPATLRDHLRNELRSRAAAERRRTSA